GAACAACGGCGCTTAATCGAACAAAAGCTCGCGGAGTATGAAGGGATGCCTCCCACCCAGCGGGAACTGCGGCTGACCCTCACAGATTTGCGGCATTATCTGATGATTTTTCTGCACCTGCCCGAACAGTGGCGTGGCTTTTATCTGGCCCAGTTACCCGAGGGTTATCGGCCACTGGTGATGGAACGGCTTAGAACTTGGGACCGTCTGGATGAAACTACCCGGCGCGAGTTGCTGCAAAACGAAGACTTGCTGGCCTACCTGGTCCGATTGGAAAGCGTGCCTCCCGTGCCGGAGGGGTTGTTCCTTCATCAACTGCCGGCCGAACGCCGACAAGCCATCGAGGCGGCCATGCAAATCTGGCGGCAAACCACGCCCCAACACCAACAGGCCATGCTTCAGCGCTTCAAACAATTCTTTCATCTTTCCGAGGCGGAGCAGCGCCAAGTCCTGAGCACTTTGCCGGCCGAGCAACGGCATACGCCGGAAAAATTGTTAGCCGCCTTATCCCGCCTGCCACCTGAGCAGCGTGAGAAATACACAGCGGCCTTAAACCGCTTTCTTAGCCTTGGGCCAGTGGAGCGGGAGCAGTTCTTGCGAAATGCCCTGACCTGGCAGAGCTTAAGCCCCGAGCAGCGCCAAATGGTTCGCGAAATGGTCAGCAAAGTGCCCCCGCTTCCACCTTTGCCCCCCGGACTCCTGCAAAGCACCGGGCCGAGCCTTGGGGGAAACCCGGCATCAGCGCCCCAGCGTTAA
This is a stretch of genomic DNA from Verrucomicrobiia bacterium. It encodes these proteins:
- a CDS encoding DUF3106 domain-containing protein; the protein is MKRVAWLMLALTAVVWAAGPPMAPEGTQPPLPPLGAPPMQVFRDLLNTNATGREAFLSHRSAEQRRLIEQKLAEYEGMPPTQRELRLTLTDLRHYLMIFLHLPEQWRGFYLAQLPEGYRPLVMERLRTWDRLDETTRRELLQNEDLLAYLVRLESVPPVPEGLFLHQLPAERRQAIEAAMQIWRQTTPQHQQAMLQRFKQFFHLSEAEQRQVLSTLPAEQRHTPEKLLAALSRLPPEQREKYTAALNRFLSLGPVEREQFLRNALTWQSLSPEQRQMVREMVSKVPPLPPLPPGLLQSTGPSLGGNPASAPQR